GGCCGTGCACCTTTTCCCGCATCGAGagcaaaacaattatatatatattgtgcagaAGCCTTCTATCATAATTTGCACACACAACTTTATTATAAACGTATTATATGCACGCCAAAGTCAATTTAGCGTATCAACAGCAcgcttttctgtttttatttggctATTTAAACGATTTTCTATGAGACGGGGCTGCTCGGAAAACAGATTTAAAAGAGAATCCCGTTTCCTGAATTTGACCCTTATAACTGCTCTTGTGGTTCAGGGTCTCACACACGATCTTCCCGATGTTTCTCTTGCTCTGTACTTCTGTGTTGTTCTGTATTCCCCGTGTGAGTACAGCTGCAGGTTCAGTTTGGAGGTGGCGCCACCGCGTGGAGAGCGCAGGTACTGAGAACAGCTCAAACTCCACAGAAACACTAGACACTAGTACATGCATTTTAAACGGAAACATTGGAAACTGACTGAATTTTAGCATTGCAGGTgtttgcatatttgttttgtgtatatatattttcatggcGATTCGGAAAGACACACCTGTAAAAAGTTCTTAATTTTTTAACTTCAGTGGCTTTctttgttaaagtaaaaaaataaaataaatacatcataattAGCTTCGTgtcattatgtttatttattattattctttattaatttaaattctacacttttattttatctacCAAAATTAAGTGCCAATGGGATCAGAAAATAAACTCAAAGTGAGAGCATGATTATTTTCCTGACCACATCGGCAGATGTTTATGTTTTCAGCAAAAACTCAAACCATTTTGATATCTTTCATCAGGTCACTTTGCTTCTTcggtaaatgtttcttgatttcaGAATGTTTCAGTATTTGAGCTGAAAACCAGACAGAGACACTGAGAAACATCATATGTTTTAGCATTATACAAGGGATCAGGTTTTAATTACTGTAAGCACAACTGTAAAGgtttttctgtcatgttctgatCACTTGTGCAGTGTGTCTGAGGGACTGAGCTGTAAATGAAGGGAATAAGTGAATGGTTCATCTGAAGAGATCCTCCTGCTGGAAGAAACGAGATCACAGCTGTGTCCTGCAGCAGTAAACGCCCAATAACACCCGAGACACGGATTCTGAaccacacacacaagctcacagaAACatcaaataacaattaaaaacttgcaaaaaaaaaaaaaaaaaaatctaaaaacaccTAAAATTGGATCAGAGCAATATTAGGGTTtataataaaaaggtaaaatataaaataaaaaatactgacatTCACAGAATGAgcatctctgacacacacacacacacagtttctgaTGAACTGGATGAGTTACACACACAGCAGCTCTTCTTCCTCCGTCTGCAGATCTCCATCATGTTGATTCTCGGCTCTGATTCAGATTGATTTCCCAGTGAACTCCAGGAGATCAGGCAGACTCTTCATCGTTTGCCTCTTTTTGGAGGCGGCTCGTCAGATTTCTGTGCTCCACGTGTGCGAGGAAGTGCAGGACTGGAGTCACGCTTGCGTCCCCTCGCcgacctgagacacacacacacacacacagtatcattGTTCATGACCTATCATTAAAGAACACATTGCATCCCGTAAACCAAAGCACATGATTGTTCTTTCATTTCCAGTGTGACGATTGAACAGTAAGTgatttttaacatcttttttgaCTCATTATTATTAGATCAGATTCACTTtcagacattttttaaaaatttgtcAAAATGCAAAAGCGCTGTGTGCTGCTCAGTGTAGGATACAGGAGCGCCCTccggcggctggagacggtaatgtttctcttggttctaaataaatgcgacttacaagatatataaaaaaatagataaatatcaaaataaatatataaaaaaaaacagcagtactGAAAAAATGTGTTAGACACAAATCTAACAAGAATAAATATCATGGCAAAGGAGTTTCCAAATGTTCGTTTGTGTGATATTTTGAACACAGTGCTTCATTCTGCAGGAGATGTGAGACATTCTGCATCCTGTGTGcagttcttggatttgtgtgtaagtTTTGAAAAGAACGAGGTTAGGTGTTGAAAATGTGAGTAAGCAGCTGAAACATCTGTAAATAGAGTAAGAGGCTCTATATGAGCAGCTAGTGTTTCAGACTGACCGTGTGTTCGGGGAGCTTTCCTCTTTCCCGCTGAGTTTACTGAGCGCTCGAGTGGACGGTTTGCTGGGTTTATTCCTGAAACACAGAGCAGAAGAATGAGTCTGGAGAGACGGATCCGTGAGCTTCAGAGCATCAGACGTCTGTCGTACCTCTCTGCCTCCAGACGAGACGCAGCTCGAGTCGTCGCTCTTCCTCTGCtctcctcttcatcatcctctCTCTTCTCTGACGCTCCGGTGTCTGTGAACCACACAAACAGACTGAACACCCTCCTTACAACTCTTCTGATCAAACACTACAATACAGGGAAATtagattcaaataaaataagataagtaTAATAAACAGTACTAAAACCATACAATAATGAGAAGTATACTTTAACACAGCTTCATAGAactgaaatgttttcaaataatattttatagataTTTACAGTATTCATATTTTACAGCTGGTTATTAATTGAGTCTACACACCCGAGTCATCTGTGGCAGAAGACGTTTTGGAGGGTCGTCCGCGACGGGTCGGTctctgctgaacacacacacacacacacacacacacacacacagagacacacagacacacacacacacacacacagacacacagagacacacacacacacacacacagagacacacacacacacagagagacacacacacacacacacacacacacacacagagagacacacacacacacacacacacacacacactagtgtcAGTCACTCATACACCTTTGCTCGCACACAGATAGTGTTTCAGTTTGTTTGCTCACGGTCACATCTTCCTcctccttcctctcctcctcttcatcactcGCTTTGATGGTGTCCTGATCTTCAGACGGAAATGAGCCCCAAAATGAGACGTTTAACAGAATGATCACGCTGCTCTTCCTCACACAATGAAGATTAATGTAGACGACTACTGACCTTCATCTTTTCTCTGTTTGGCAGATTGGTCTGGTTCCTCCATCTCTACTGTTGAGTCCTGCAGAAACACTCATTATAAAGCTCTtcatctgtcacacacacactcacactaacacacacacacacacacacacacttgctgacTTACTGGAGCCGAAGCAGGAAGATCGTCTGATCTCTTCCGTTTCAGTCCAGGTTTCactagagagagacagagaggtgaAGTGATGATccacagacgtgtgtgtgtgtgtgtgtgagagagagagtgtgagagtgtgtgtgtgtgtgtgtgtgtcacctgcaGGAGTGTCTCTGGTCTGAGCTGTAGAGCGGAGACTCCTGCGGTTCTGCTGAAAACAGCATCAACACAAACACTTCAGTCCCATCACAAACTAGGATTCATCTGAAATCTGATCACATGACCTGGAACGAATCTCATCAGAGTCTTCAagaatgatattttattataagatATGAGTCCAATATTAAAGTAATGCTGGATCAGatagaagaaacagtcgagcaacatagaaggacagcatcttgtgagtgttttgtcttgttttctcatcagactagtgtgtgatcatcattgctaggaaagtttttgttttggtttaaattgtgtgtgtcttaccatggttaatacgtgctgaaagtggcgcttggttttgcgtttgcctatcgcgggactgcctggtttcgatctgctaaatagtgaggcgtggccaaagccagtgaaagtacttaattagctgtttggaaagcacttgtcagaagaaacagtcgagcaacatagaaggacagcagctttgaggcgtgtccagctgacttcaatcacaggtaatcaggctaatacaaagcgctaggtttcaccgcggcagcggtcgcggcaaccctcgtgtgaaccctcctcgtgtgaagaccgatgagtgtaaagacaatcgactctacctgcgcgactccaccgagcaaggacaccgacagggcaccTGAGTattgcttctctctttttttgcactctttgtatagtttgttctcaaatatatcttacacttgtagtcactatgtgctttcagatctctactatcactactaacactcggagaccACGCaatgtacgtcgcaggaaggactgtctgacaaacctacgccatgtccctctgacctctactactacgctctctattccagttggtctctggaactgccagtctgctgttaacaaagcagacttcatttcttctattgctactcattccggtctcaacctcatggctctgactgagacttggatcaaacctgaagatactgccacccctgcagccctctctactaatttcacttgttcccacactcctcgtaccactgggaggggtggaggtacaggtctccttatatccaaagaatggaaatttgatcttcaaccatcacctacaggtactggttcatttgaatcacatgccattactgtaacccaccctgttaaaatccactttgtggtcatttatcgtcctccaggtcaactgggaaacttcttggaggagttggatgtgctgctataaaactttcctgaagatggtactcctctggtactgcttggtgacttcaacatccacctagataaaccccaggctgctgacttcaaaactctgctcacctcatttgatctcaagctagtgtccactacagcgactcacaaatcgggcaaccaacttgacctcatctacacgtgctgttgctctgtggacaactcttcagttgctccactgcacacatctgatcacttcctcattactgctaacctaacacttactcctgaagtggcacacactccaacgcaggtcacctttcgacggaacctacgctcactctctccatctcacctatctgctgtggtttcatcctctcttccaccattctctcagttttctgctctggacacgaacagtgctacggacactctttgctccactttaacatcttgcttgaacaacttttgcccactgttgtctagaccagcacgcactgccccatctgccccctggctgtccgaggttctctgtgaacatcgctctaaactcagggctgcagagaggaaatggcagaaatcaaaaaactctacggacctcagtgtgtatcaatctctcctctcttccttctctgcaaaggtcttaacagctaaaacatccaactaccacaacaaaattaacagctgctgtgacgctcggacactattcaagactttctcttctcttcttaatccgccgcctccacctcctcctccatcgactcttacagcggacgactttgcaactttcttcacaaataagacgagatccatcagtgaacaattctccacactacagactgaggaaaacttcacaatgaccgatgcacactctttctcctcctcctccccactctcagagatggacgtctccaaaattctcctctccaatcatcctactacttgtccacttgatcctatccccactcacttccttcaagcgatctcttcttcagtcataccttcgcttactcacattatcaactcctctcttcaatctggaacatttccctcagcattcaagcaggctctggtaatcccactgctcaagaaaccatctctaaatccagcgcttctagaaaactacagaccagtatcccttcttccattcattgcaaagacacttgagcgagctgtgttcaaccagctttctatgttccttggacagaacaacctcctggacagcaaccaatctggcttcagaagcgtccactcaactgagactgctctgctctcggttactgaagccctgcgactagcaagagcagcttcaaaatcctcggtactcatcttactggacctgtctgctgcttttgacactgttaatcaccagattctcctgtccaccctcagaaagatggggatctctggaactgctctcctgtgggttaagtcctacctctctgacagatccttcagtgtgtcctggagaggtgatgtttcaaagtcacaccaccttgctactggggttcctcaaggctcagtacttggaccacttctcttctccatctacatgacatctttaggatctgtcattcagaagcatggcttttcttatcactgctatgctgatgacacccaactctacttctcattccagcctgatgacccgacagTAGCTGCTCgtatttcagcctgtctgagtgacatttctagctggatgaatgaccatcaccttcagcttaaccttacaaagactgaactactggtgattccagctaacccattgattcatcacaacttctctatacagctgggctcgtcaaccataactccttcgaggacagccagaaacctaggagttgtgatggatcatcagttaagcttcacggaccacattgctacaacgacccggtcctgcaggtttgccttatacaacattaggaagattagacccttcctgtcagagcaagcaacccaacttcttgtccaagctcttgttctctccagactggactattgtaatgctctcttggcgggccttcctgcatgtactgtcaagcccctgcaaatgatccagaatgcagcagcgagggttgtcttcaatgagccaaaaaaagctcatgttactcccctcctcatcaggttacactggctaccagtagccgctcgcatcagattcaaggtactgatgcttgcctacaagacgaccactggcacggcacaaacttacctaaactcactggttaaatcctatgtgccctccagaagtttgcgctctgcaagtgaacaacgccttgtggtgccatcccaaagaaattcaaaatcactctcacggaccttttcctggactgtgcccagctgctggaatgacctcccaatctcaattcgtacagcggagtctttactcactttcaagaaacatctaaagactcatctttttcgcctgcacttaacctactaacaccagtacttttccttttcttgtctttttcatttaattaaaaaaaaataaataataaattatatacacctggctatgcgttctatactagactaactgagacttgtcatggcacttgtattctgttgttgttctcttgttgacctgactgcttctattgttctcatttgtaagtcgctttggataaaagcgtctgctaaatgattaaatgtaaatgtaaatgtatttccgTCCTACACCaataaaaacacatgtaaacagTTAAACCATCTGTAAATGTTTGGTGTGACGATGGCATCAGTCCTGGACAGTGAGTCTTTAtctacacacaaataaatataaactgaaacTAGGATCTTAAGAAAAGCAGTGTCTCcctgattttaaaacattatataaaatgattatagACTTTAACTTCAGTAGTCTAGGTGAACACATTCTCCAACAATTCAACACACTTCAAAATTGGGAAAGAGACAAAAAACAAGTTTAAAGCTATATGTGTAAGTCTTTTAAAAAGAgaattattaagtattttttctttaaatcatgtttttctcGAACTGATCAGGTGAACACAATCAAATGCACCTCTTTTGGCTCCTCCTCCACGGCTGGCTCCGCCTCCTTGGGCTGTGAAGCAGAGCCTTATGGGAAAGAAGAGAAACGGTCACATGATCTGAGTGTGAGAGGAGAAGGGCTCGCTGCAGGCGTGATGAGACTCTTACGTGTTTCAGATGCTCTGGAGGATCTTCCTCTGCGTGTCCTGCTCGatctctcctcctcttcatcctcacaCTGTCACATTACAgttacttcatttatttattcactgacAAACAGCATAGTTAAAGAACTGACTATGGAAGAAACTTAGacaaaattatgacatactaagTTATGAGATGAAAAACACTaaatcgatcacaagtgcagtatggagtacctcaaggctcagtactagggctgctactcttcacgctttatatgttacccttgggagatatcatcaggaaacatggtgttagctttcactgttatgctgatgatactcagctctatatttcctcgcagcccggtgaaacacaccaatttgaaaaactaatggaatgcatagttgatataaaaaactggatgacgagtaatttcttactgctaaattcagaaaaaaacagaggtgttaattatagggcctaaaaactctgcttgtaataacctagaacactgtctaagacttgatggttgctctgtcaattcttcgtcatcagttaggaacctaggtgtgctatttgatcaccaTCTTTcattagaaagccatgtttctagcatttgtaaaactgcatttttccatctcaaaaatatatctaaattacggcctatgctctcaatgtcaaatgcagaaatgttaatccatgcatttatgacttcaaggttagactattgtaatgctttattgggtggttgttctgcacgcttagtaaacaaactacagttagtccaaaatgcagcagcaagagttcttactagaaccaggaagtatgaccatattagcccggtcctgtccacactgcactggctctctatcaaacatcgtatagattttagaatattgtttattacttataaagccctgaatgatttagcacctcagtatttgaatgagctcctttacattatactcctctacgtccgctacgttctcaaaactcaggcaatttgataatacctagaatatcaaaatcaactgcgggcggcagatccttttcctatttggctcctaaactcctaaaccagacagagagagagggagagagagagagagagagacagagagagagagagagagaggaaaactgACCTCTTTAGTAGCCGCTTGCTCGTTTTCAGCATCAGTTCTGGTTTGATTCGCTGCTGtcagaaaaacagcatttgaATTCAGATTCCACAACTGATTCAGGAATCATGACATCTAAAGTCAGTAATATGCTGTAAATATCAAAGTTTACATGAATCTTTGCTAGAACTACTAATGTTATGTAGTTATGAGCAGTGAGTGGTTTTCTCTATAAAGCAGAAGgtttattaggctgctgtcactttaagacctaatgtACAGATCCAATACATTGGCACACATCTGACTTCTTTCTCaaactgtttacattcacttaagacataaatGACCGTGTTAACAAAGATACTCAACAAAGGgtattttaacataaattaagTACCTACAtttcaaaaaatacaattttacttCAAGCACCTTGTAAGCATCTTGAAACACATACACACCTGTCCTCTGAGCGGATGACCGTCCTCTCCGCGTGCCGCTCTCCGTCTGCTCCACCTGATCAGACAACATCATCAGTGACACACACAGGATTTCTGTTGAAAATCTGCAGATGAAATGATTCTGGTTCATTACCGTCTCAGAGGCATCTGATGACAATCTGTTCCTGGTCGTCTGAGACGGATGCAGCGCCTGGATCAAACACACAGGATACACTCAGACGTGGCTccacacaatcacactctcacCATCAGAAACGCACAACTCATCATCACTAACCTGTGTCTGTAGAGTCTGTCTGCGCTGGC
This DNA window, taken from Carassius auratus strain Wakin chromosome 14, ASM336829v1, whole genome shotgun sequence, encodes the following:
- the LOC113114432 gene encoding AP-3 complex subunit beta-1-like, encoding MEEPDQSAKQRKDEDQDTIKASDEEEERKEEEDVTQRPTRRGRPSKTSSATDDSDTGASEKREDDEEESRGRATTRAASRLEAERNKPSKPSTRALSKLSGKEESSPNTRSARGRKRDSSPALPRTRGAQKSDEPPPKRGKR